From Primulina huaijiensis isolate GDHJ02 chromosome 15, ASM1229523v2, whole genome shotgun sequence, one genomic window encodes:
- the LOC140959734 gene encoding uncharacterized protein has translation MGGGFRVLHLVRPFLSFLPEVQSADRKIPFREKVIYTVISLFIFLVCSQLPLYGIHSTTGADPFYWMRVILASNRGTVMELGITPIVTSGMVMQLLAGSKIIEVDNNVREDRALLNGAQKLLGILIAIGEAVAYVLSGMYGSVGQLGVGNAILIILQLCFAGIIVICLDELLQKGYGLGSGISLFIATNICENIIWKAFSPTTINSGRGAEFEGAVIALFHLLITRTDKVRALREAFYRQNLPNVTNLLATVLIFLIVIYFQGFRVVLPVRSKNARGQQGSYPIKLFYTSNMPIILQSALVSNLYFISQLLHRRYSGNFLVNLLGKWKESEYSGQSVPVGGLAYYITAPSSLSDIIANPFHGLFYIVFMLSACALFSKTWIEVSGSSAKDVAKQLKEQQMVMPGHRESNLQKELNRYIPTAAAFGGICIGALTVLADLMGAIGSGTGILLAVTIIYQYFETFEKEKASELGFFGF, from the exons ATGGGAGGTGGATTTAGAGTGCTCCATTTGGTTCGACCATTTCTTTCGTTTCTGCCTGAAGTTCAGTCTGCAGACCGGAAAATTCCATTCAGAGAGAAGGTTATATACACTGTAATATCCCTTTTTATTTTCCTGGTCTGCAGTCAGCTGCCGCTATATGGAATACACTCCACTACGGGCGCTGATCCATTCTACTGGATGCGTGTTATTCTTGCCTCGAACCGTGGCACGGTGATGGAGTTGGGAATCACACCCATAGTGACATCTGGTATGGTTATGCAACTTCTGGCGGGTTCAAAGATCATTGAAGTTGACAACAATGTGCGAGAGGATCGAGCCCTTTT AAATGGTGCACAGAAGCTGTTAGGCATCTTGATAGCAATTGGTGAGGCAGTTGCATATGTTCTCTCAGGAATGTATGGCAGCGTTGGACAACTAGGAGTTGGGAATGCAATCCTCATAATCCTGCAATTGTGCTTTGCTGGAATCATTGTTATTTGCCTTGATGAACTTCTCCAGAAAGGATATGGTCTTGGATCTGGAATTTCTCTGTTCATAGCAACCAATATTTG TGAAAACATTATCTGGAAAGCCTTTAGTCCAACCACCATAAACAGTGGACGTGGAGCTGAATTTGAAGGTGCTGTCATTGCTTTATTCCACTTGTTGATTACTCGAACAGACAAGGTTCGTGCCCTGAGAGAGGCTTTCTACCGGCAGAATCTTCCTAATGTTACGAACTTACTCGCCACGGTCCTAATCTTCCTTATCGTCATATACTTCCAAGGGTTCCGTGTTGTTTTGCCTGTGAGGTCAAAGAATGCTCGTGGGCAACAGGGTTCATATCCAATTAAGCTGTTCTACACTTCAAATATGCCAATAATTTTACAGTCAGCACTTGTGTCCAATCTTTACTTTATTTCCCAG TTGCTTCATAGGAGATACAGTGGAAATTTCCTTGTTAACCTTCTCGGAAAGTGGAAGGAATCTGAATATTCTGGTCAATCTGTACCCGTTGGGGGCCTAGCTTATTACATAACTGCACCATCGAG CTTGTCCGATATAATAGCAAATCCTTTCCATGGATTATTTTATATCGTATTCATGCTGTCAGCATGTGCCTTGTTCTCGAAAACATGGATCGAGGTCTCAGGATCCTCGGCTAAGGATGTAGCTAAGCAGCTGAAG GAACAACAAATGGTGATGCCTGGGCATCGTGAATCAAACCTTCAGAAGGAGCTTAACCGGTATATTCCAACTGCTGCAGCTTTCGGTGGCATCTGCATTGGGGCCTTGACCGTATTGGCTGATCTTATGGGGGCTATTGGTTCTGGCACTGGGATTTTACTTGCAGTCACTATCATATATCAATATTTCGAGACCTTTGAGAAGGAAAAGGCAAGCGAGCTTGGTTTCTTCGGTTTCTAG
- the LOC140958244 gene encoding ras-related protein RABB1c-like produces the protein MSYAYLFKYIIIGDTGVGKSCLLLQFTDKRFQPVHDLTIGVEFGARMITIDNKPIKLQIWDTAGQESFRSITRSYYRGAAGALLVYDITRRETFNHLASWLEDARQHANANMSIMLIGNKCDLAHRRAVSTEEGEQFAKEHGLIFMEASAKTAQNVEEAFIKTASTIYRKIQDGAFDVSNESNGIKVGYGGVSGPPAGRDGATSQGGGCCS, from the exons ATGTCTTACGCTTATCTCTTCAAGTACATTATCATCGGAGATACCG GTGTTGGGAAATCCTGCCTACTTTTGCAGTTCACCGACAAGCGATTTCAACCAGTGCATGATTTAACAATTGGTGTTGAATTCGGGGCTAGGATGATCACAATTGACAACAAGCCTATCAAGTTGCAGATTTGGGACACG GCTGGTCAAGAATCATTCAGGTCTATTACAAGGTCTTACTACAGAGGTGCTGCTGGGGCATTGCTAGTTTATGACATCACAAG GAGGGAGACTTTTAACCACCTTGCCAGTTGGTTGGAGGATGCAAGGCAGCATGCAAATGCAAACATGAGCATAATGCTGATTGGAAACAAGTGCGATCTGGCTCACAGAAGAGCAGTGAGCACAGAAGAAGGGGAGCAGTTTGCGAAGGAGCATGGTTTGATTTTCATGGAGGCTTCTGCCAAGACAGCTCAGAATGTTGAAGAG GCATTTATAAAGACCGCCTCAACAATCTACAGGAAGATTCAGGATGGAGCTTTTGATGTATCCAATGAG TCAAATGGGATCAAAGTTGGATATGGAGGTGTGTCCGGACCTCCAGCAGGAAGAGATGGTGCTACTTCTCAAGGAGGTGGTTGCTGTAGCtga